One Patescibacteria group bacterium genomic region harbors:
- a CDS encoding DUF167 domain-containing protein, giving the protein MKFFITAKPNAKNPEIEKFSDNTFLIKVKEPAKNNLANQAVLKSLAGYLKVPVSNLKIISGRTSRKKIIQLV; this is encoded by the coding sequence ATGAAATTTTTTATTACTGCTAAACCAAATGCAAAAAATCCGGAAATAGAAAAATTTTCTGACAATACTTTTTTAATTAAAGTCAAAGAGCCGGCAAAGAATAATTTGGCGAACCAAGCGGTTTTAAAATCTTTAGCCGGTTATTTAAAAGTGCCTGTTAGTAATTTGAAAATTATTTCAGGCAGAACTTCAAGAAAAAAAATCATTCAGCTGGTGTAA
- a CDS encoding glycosyltransferase, producing MVKFSIIVPAYNEEKNVARCLDSLVNLDFDKNDYEVILVNNNSTDRTKEIAETFSGVKIIDEPKQGNVFALIKGCLQARGEILVFTDADTIVPKDWLIKINQAYQNEKVVCAGGPGKLRPKTFLGFFGEKLFYWGGALTKLAPCFNLSIRKSVYKEIGGFDPKINFHQDTYLVLKAKKRGKAVFLRDNYVITSSRHFKGWPAIPYILKGGINLIFLFLFGKTIFWDFGNVRGK from the coding sequence ATGGTTAAATTTTCAATTATCGTTCCGGCTTACAACGAGGAGAAAAATGTTGCCCGGTGTCTTGATTCCTTAGTTAATCTTGATTTTGATAAAAATGATTATGAGGTTATTTTGGTTAATAACAATTCGACTGACAGGACTAAAGAAATTGCTGAAACTTTCTCCGGGGTTAAGATTATAGACGAACCAAAACAAGGCAATGTCTTTGCCTTGATTAAAGGATGTTTACAGGCCCGAGGTGAAATATTAGTTTTTACAGATGCGGATACAATCGTGCCAAAAGATTGGCTGATTAAAATTAATCAAGCTTATCAAAACGAAAAAGTTGTTTGTGCTGGCGGGCCGGGGAAACTTAGGCCGAAAACTTTTTTGGGATTTTTTGGAGAAAAGCTTTTTTACTGGGGCGGTGCTTTAACCAAGCTGGCGCCTTGTTTTAATTTATCAATTAGAAAATCAGTTTATAAGGAAATTGGCGGCTTTGACCCGAAGATAAATTTTCATCAGGATACTTATTTGGTTCTAAAAGCAAAAAAGCGAGGTAAAGCGGTCTTTTTAAGGGACAATTATGTTATTACTTCAAGCCGTCATTTTAAAGGCTGGCCAGCGATCCCTTATATTTTAAAAGGCGGGATTAATTTGATATTTTTATTTTTATTCGGCAAAACAATTTTCTGGGATTTTGGTAATGTTAGGGGGAAATGA
- a CDS encoding VOC family protein, translated as MESEINHLNINVSDPSASFPFYKELLEYLGYKTIRYIENTTAAFENNGFSLWFDAVKEKYKDKTFHRQATGINHLAFRVNSKEEVDKFYQEFLKPRKIETLYQTPKAFPEYTDKYYAVFFEDPDRIKLEVVYL; from the coding sequence ATGGAATCAGAGATTAATCATCTAAACATTAACGTTTCTGACCCGTCAGCTTCCTTTCCTTTTTATAAAGAATTATTAGAGTATCTTGGTTATAAAACTATCCGTTATATTGAAAATACCACCGCTGCTTTTGAAAACAATGGTTTTTCTTTATGGTTTGACGCGGTTAAGGAAAAATATAAAGATAAGACTTTTCATCGTCAAGCAACCGGGATAAATCATCTGGCTTTCCGAGTCAACTCAAAAGAAGAAGTGGATAAATTCTATCAGGAGTTTTTAAAACCAAGAAAGATAGAAACTCTTTACCAAACCCCAAAAGCTTTTCCCGAATATACTGATAAGTATTATGCCGTATTTTTTGAAGATCCGGACAGAATTAAATTGGAGGTGGTTTATTTATAA
- a CDS encoding GerMN domain-containing protein, whose product MKRKFILLLAVVFGILIAGIYLFSQNKANAPADLGPDNQIAVKVYFGNSFLNPEAQDCSLVYPVERKIAKTQAVGRTALEELLKGPTEAEKQAGYFTSINSGVQIQDLVIEDGIAKADFNDRLEFQVGGSCRVQAIRAEITETLKQFPTVSQVIISINKETELILQP is encoded by the coding sequence ATGAAAAGGAAATTTATTTTGCTTTTAGCGGTTGTTTTTGGAATCTTGATTGCCGGGATTTATCTTTTTAGCCAAAATAAAGCTAATGCGCCGGCAGATTTAGGACCTGATAACCAAATCGCGGTCAAAGTTTATTTTGGCAATTCATTTTTAAATCCCGAAGCCCAAGACTGCAGTTTGGTTTATCCAGTAGAAAGGAAAATAGCAAAAACCCAAGCAGTTGGCCGGACGGCTTTAGAAGAGCTATTAAAAGGCCCAACCGAAGCAGAAAAACAAGCCGGTTATTTCACCAGCATCAATTCCGGAGTTCAGATTCAAGATTTGGTTATTGAAGATGGCATTGCCAAAGCAGATTTCAATGACCGATTGGAGTTTCAGGTCGGCGGCTCTTGCCGAGTTCAGGCAATCCGGGCTGAAATCACTGAAACTTTGAAGCAGTTTCCAACTGTTAGCCAAGTGATAATCTCTATTAACAAAGAAACAGAATTAATTTTACAGCCATGA
- a CDS encoding DUF5654 family protein: MIDQTKQVLVTIDKKTKQVSQELKKKTLGYILAGLGLVVGLAWNEAIKTLIEHLFPAPQNSILGKFVYAVFITALLVVVGGYLLKEEKKN; the protein is encoded by the coding sequence ATGATTGATCAGACTAAACAGGTTCTTGTGACGATTGATAAAAAAACTAAGCAGGTTTCTCAAGAGTTGAAGAAAAAGACCCTTGGTTATATTTTGGCTGGTTTAGGTTTAGTAGTCGGCTTGGCCTGGAATGAAGCAATAAAGACCTTGATTGAACATTTATTTCCGGCTCCGCAAAATTCAATCTTGGGCAAATTTGTTTACGCTGTTTTCATCACTGCTTTACTGGTGGTGGTGGGCGGGTATTTATTAAAAGAAGAGAAAAAGAATTAA
- a CDS encoding efflux RND transporter periplasmic adaptor subunit, with protein MVKKILAKKFSFIVLGLLILAGGFLLLRNRQKPELDFTVVKRGDIVQELSFTGKVKPAEAVELAFEKSGRVSIVYVDVGNKVFAGQILAGLDNNDVSASLKQAQANLETELLRLEEIKAGSREEEIKIQEAKVESAQVAKKEAEKNLIDKIGSSYTVADDSIRNKVDQFFSDPRSLTPKLNLFPVESQLKTDLESSRLTMENLLKDWQTAILELTNNPDLNLYSNQVKANLEQTKLFLDKAALAVNSMIANASFSQTTIDGYKTDISTARTNINTAINSLSSAQEKLNTAITNLNLANQELALKKAGATPEQIKIQGAKIDQARANLESARAEYSKTILKSPIAGIITKKQVSPGEIVSLNQVAFSVISDSGLEIETNIPEVDIAKIKVNDQAKVDLDAYGPSLILEAKVIRIDPAETIIEGVATYNTKLTFKDPEQKAKPGMTANINLSHLVRENVLTISRKAIVLEEDKEFVNLITEKGIEQREVKTGVRSSNGEVELVSGLSEGDKVLLPK; from the coding sequence ATGGTAAAAAAAATTCTGGCTAAAAAATTCAGTTTTATTGTCTTAGGTTTGCTTATTTTGGCTGGCGGCTTTTTGTTATTAAGAAACAGACAAAAGCCGGAGCTGGATTTTACTGTTGTCAAAAGAGGCGATATTGTTCAGGAGCTTAGCTTTACCGGCAAGGTCAAGCCGGCTGAAGCAGTTGAGCTCGCTTTTGAAAAAAGCGGCCGGGTTTCAATTGTTTATGTTGATGTCGGCAATAAGGTTTTTGCCGGGCAGATTTTAGCCGGTTTAGACAACAATGATGTTTCTGCGAGCTTAAAACAAGCTCAGGCCAATTTAGAGACAGAACTGTTGAGGTTAGAAGAAATAAAAGCCGGCTCTCGGGAAGAAGAGATAAAGATTCAAGAAGCTAAAGTTGAGAGCGCCCAGGTGGCGAAAAAAGAAGCAGAAAAAAACCTAATTGATAAAATCGGCAGCTCTTATACTGTTGCTGACGACAGCATCAGGAATAAAGTTGACCAGTTTTTTTCTGACCCAAGGAGTTTAACGCCAAAGCTGAATCTTTTTCCGGTTGAATCCCAGTTAAAAACTGATCTGGAATCGAGCCGATTAACCATGGAGAATCTTCTTAAGGATTGGCAAACGGCGATCTTGGAATTAACAAACAATCCTGATCTTAATTTATACTCTAATCAAGTAAAAGCCAATCTTGAACAAACGAAACTTTTTCTGGATAAAGCGGCCTTAGCAGTTAACAGCATGATTGCTAATGCCAGTTTTAGCCAAACAACGATTGACGGTTATAAAACAGATATTTCTACTGCCAGGACAAATATCAATACAGCAATTAACAGCCTTAGTTCAGCCCAGGAGAAACTTAATACTGCTATTACTAACTTAAACTTAGCTAATCAAGAGCTGGCATTAAAAAAAGCCGGCGCCACCCCTGAACAGATTAAAATTCAGGGGGCAAAGATTGACCAAGCAAGAGCAAATCTGGAAAGCGCCCGGGCTGAATATTCCAAAACAATCCTGAAGTCGCCGATTGCCGGGATTATTACCAAAAAACAAGTCAGCCCGGGAGAGATAGTTTCTTTAAATCAAGTCGCTTTTTCGGTTATCTCTGATTCTGGTTTAGAGATTGAAACTAATATCCCGGAAGTAGATATTGCTAAAATCAAAGTTAATGACCAAGCCAAAGTAGATCTGGATGCTTATGGGCCAAGTTTAATTTTAGAGGCAAAAGTAATTAGAATCGACCCGGCAGAAACAATTATTGAAGGGGTGGCAACTTATAATACCAAATTGACTTTTAAGGACCCGGAGCAAAAAGCCAAACCCGGGATGACTGCCAATATTAATCTTAGCCATTTGGTTCGGGAAAATGTTCTCACCATTTCCAGAAAAGCAATTGTTCTTGAGGAAGATAAAGAGTTTGTTAACTTAATAACAGAAAAGGGAATTGAGCAAAGGGAAGTTAAAACCGGCGTTCGGTCAAGCAATGGTGAGGTTGAGCTGGTCAGCGGTTTAAGCGAAGGAGACAAGGTCTTGCTTCCAAAATGA
- a CDS encoding ABC transporter ATP-binding protein, with product MEKIYRGNGAETRALDGVSFEIGKGEFVAIMGPSGSGKSTLLHILGFLDKQTKGEYFFDGRKNTDYSKIELARLRNKKMGFVFQSFNLLPRATVLENVKLPLLYSEVLEKDWNKFAKQAVESVGLSHRLNHKPSQLSGGEGQRVAIARALVVGPEIVFADEPTGNLDSKSGQAIMELLVKINKSLGRTVVLITHDQGIARYAKRTILLRDGKIESDKKQ from the coding sequence TTGGAAAAAATTTATCGAGGCAACGGAGCAGAAACCCGGGCTTTAGACGGAGTTTCTTTTGAAATTGGCAAGGGCGAGTTTGTTGCGATTATGGGGCCTTCCGGTTCAGGCAAATCAACTTTACTCCACATCTTGGGGTTTTTAGACAAGCAAACCAAAGGCGAATATTTTTTTGACGGCAGGAAGAATACTGATTATTCCAAAATCGAGCTCGCTCGGCTGAGGAATAAAAAGATGGGCTTTGTTTTCCAGTCATTTAATCTTTTGCCAAGAGCAACGGTTTTAGAGAATGTTAAACTGCCGCTTTTATATTCCGAGGTTTTAGAAAAAGACTGGAACAAATTCGCTAAACAAGCTGTTGAATCTGTTGGCTTATCCCATCGCTTAAATCATAAGCCATCACAGCTCTCCGGCGGCGAGGGGCAGAGAGTGGCGATTGCCCGGGCTTTGGTTGTCGGGCCGGAGATTGTTTTTGCTGATGAGCCGACCGGCAATTTAGATTCTAAATCCGGCCAAGCGATAATGGAGCTTTTAGTTAAGATTAATAAGAGTCTGGGCCGGACAGTGGTTTTGATTACCCATGATCAAGGGATTGCTCGGTATGCCAAAAGAACGATTCTTCTCCGGGACGGGAAAATTGAGTCTGATAAAAAGCAATGA
- a CDS encoding ABC transporter permease encodes MILKHLFKSALISLAANKMRSGLTVLGIVIGIMAIILVQGIGSGARNLILGQIQGLGSNTIMIEPGREPKGPSDFTSFFLDSLKEREVKYLKSQADYLGIKEISPIIFLPATVSFMGETKSVNVIGSSDLVEKILDLYPEEGLFFTEEDVLARSSVVLVGAEVKKELLANSKVIGQKIRIKNKNFQIVGSFSSKGQVGFFNLDTAVIMPYTTAMEYLSGTNYYNEIIVQAKNGEQVEQIKKNLEQAIRQLHGISNPEKDDFHVMTQEDIVKRVDTITGVLTALLVSVAAVSLIVGGVGIMNIMLVSVTERTREIGLRKALGATEKHILIQFIFEAVVLTFLGGVFGVLAGAGLTFLATLILSKFVSSGWGFSFPIPAALIGLLVSFLIGLGFGFYPARQAAKKDPIEALRYE; translated from the coding sequence ATGATTCTAAAACACCTGTTTAAATCCGCCCTAATTAGTCTGGCGGCTAATAAAATGCGGTCTGGTTTGACTGTTTTGGGCATTGTTATCGGGATTATGGCGATTATTTTGGTCCAAGGCATTGGCAGCGGCGCCAGAAACCTGATTCTGGGCCAGATTCAAGGGTTGGGTTCAAACACAATTATGATTGAGCCGGGCCGCGAGCCAAAAGGGCCCTCTGACTTTACTTCTTTTTTTCTTGATTCTTTAAAGGAGCGGGAGGTGAAGTATTTAAAAAGCCAGGCTGATTATCTCGGCATTAAGGAAATCTCGCCGATTATTTTTTTGCCCGCCACAGTTAGTTTTATGGGAGAAACCAAATCCGTCAATGTTATTGGCAGCTCTGATTTAGTTGAAAAGATTCTTGACCTTTATCCGGAAGAGGGACTGTTTTTTACCGAAGAAGATGTTTTGGCCCGGTCAAGTGTGGTTTTGGTTGGTGCGGAAGTGAAAAAAGAGTTATTAGCTAACAGCAAAGTCATAGGCCAAAAAATAAGGATAAAAAACAAGAATTTTCAGATTGTTGGCAGTTTTTCAAGCAAGGGCCAAGTCGGATTCTTTAATCTGGATACAGCGGTGATTATGCCCTATACCACAGCAATGGAATATCTTTCCGGAACCAATTATTACAATGAGATTATTGTTCAGGCGAAAAATGGGGAGCAGGTTGAGCAAATTAAGAAAAATCTTGAGCAGGCAATCAGACAACTTCACGGAATCAGCAATCCGGAAAAAGATGATTTTCACGTTATGACCCAAGAGGATATTGTCAAGAGGGTGGATACGATCACCGGAGTTTTGACTGCTTTACTGGTTTCTGTGGCCGCAGTTTCTTTGATTGTTGGCGGGGTTGGGATTATGAATATTATGCTCGTTTCAGTTACCGAAAGAACCCGGGAGATCGGCTTGCGCAAAGCTTTGGGAGCAACCGAAAAACACATCCTGATTCAGTTCATCTTTGAGGCCGTGGTTTTGACATTTCTGGGCGGCGTCTTTGGGGTTTTGGCCGGAGCCGGGCTGACTTTTTTGGCAACTTTAATCTTATCTAAGTTTGTTTCTTCAGGCTGGGGCTTTTCTTTTCCGATTCCGGCTGCTTTAATCGGTTTATTAGTTTCTTTTTTAATTGGTCTTGGTTTTGGATTTTATCCAGCCCGGCAAGCAGCTAAAAAAGACCCAATTGAAGCGCTTAGGTATGAATAA
- a CDS encoding Gmad2 immunoglobulin-like domain-containing protein, whose product MFENKKWLIIIAVVLIGIGLVFAVIKIKKEPPKQLSNFEDCVLAGYPILESYPRQCRTRNNEIFIEDIGNELEKLNLIKLEQPRPNQIISTPVLVKGEAKGYWFFEASFPIDITDSSGEIIGSGIAQAQSDWMVEDFVRFEAEINFSQPKIKTGYLILKKDNPSGLPENDDQLRIPVKFK is encoded by the coding sequence ATGTTTGAAAACAAAAAATGGTTGATTATTATTGCTGTTGTTTTAATCGGCATTGGTTTGGTTTTTGCGGTTATAAAGATAAAAAAAGAGCCGCCAAAACAGCTTTCTAATTTTGAGGATTGCGTTTTAGCCGGTTATCCGATTTTGGAAAGCTATCCGCGCCAATGCCGAACCCGGAACAATGAAATCTTTATTGAAGATATTGGCAATGAGCTGGAGAAGTTAAACTTGATTAAACTGGAGCAGCCCCGGCCAAATCAGATAATCTCAACCCCGGTTTTGGTTAAGGGCGAAGCCAAGGGATATTGGTTCTTTGAAGCTTCTTTTCCGATTGATATCACTGACAGCTCCGGAGAGATTATCGGTTCGGGCATTGCTCAAGCCCAGTCAGATTGGATGGTAGAAGATTTCGTCCGGTTTGAAGCCGAGATCAACTTTAGCCAGCCGAAAATAAAAACCGGTTATTTGATTCTAAAAAAAGATAATCCTTCGGGTTTGCCGGAAAATGATGACCAGTTAAGAATTCCGGTTAAATTTAAGTAG
- a CDS encoding ATP cone domain-containing protein, giving the protein MATQVLKRDSSLQPFDPEKIKRSVQAAGREAGIEEAALAELADKVSVSAINTLAEKEQVSYSEIRQAVFAELENFDPRVIQAWKNHEQKVKGLTV; this is encoded by the coding sequence ATGGCAACTCAAGTTTTAAAACGAGACAGCTCTTTACAGCCATTTGACCCGGAAAAAATCAAACGGTCAGTCCAAGCGGCAGGCAGAGAAGCGGGCATTGAGGAAGCCGCGTTGGCAGAGCTGGCAGACAAAGTCAGCGTTTCGGCAATTAATACTTTGGCAGAAAAAGAGCAGGTTAGTTATTCAGAGATTAGGCAGGCGGTTTTTGCCGAACTGGAAAATTTTGATCCGAGAGTCATTCAAGCTTGGAAAAACCACGAGCAAAAAGTCAAAGGGTTAACCGTTTAA
- a CDS encoding DUF6624 domain-containing protein — MSKKLLKRKSFSKVIDEMVKIDQSARKNALNKKVEDQIFYNHLVYLIDFTNGQRIKDLIQRFGYPTQETVGKQSMKNFWLLIQHQDFNLDLQQDCLDNCDFEPRNKAYLTDRVLINLGKKQLYGTQFHKNEKGELVPQPIENEINVDKRRREMGLESLAEYAEKIQEINKK, encoded by the coding sequence ATGTCTAAAAAATTACTTAAAAGAAAATCTTTTTCAAAAGTCATTGATGAAATGGTTAAAATTGATCAATCAGCTAGAAAAAATGCTCTAAACAAAAAAGTTGAAGATCAGATTTTTTATAACCACCTTGTTTATTTAATCGATTTTACTAACGGTCAGAGAATTAAGGATTTAATTCAGAGGTTTGGTTATCCAACACAAGAGACTGTAGGCAAGCAGTCAATGAAAAACTTCTGGTTGCTGATTCAGCATCAAGATTTTAATTTAGATCTCCAGCAAGATTGTTTGGACAACTGCGATTTTGAACCAAGGAACAAAGCCTATTTAACAGACAGGGTCCTAATAAATTTGGGTAAAAAACAGCTTTATGGGACGCAGTTTCACAAAAATGAGAAAGGTGAATTGGTCCCGCAACCAATTGAGAACGAAATAAATGTTGATAAGCGCAGAAGAGAAATGGGTCTAGAGAGTTTGGCTGAATATGCCGAAAAAATACAAGAAATAAATAAAAAATAG
- the efp gene encoding elongation factor P, producing the protein MISTNEFQKGLVIEINNEPWQIVNYQFVNPGKGAAFMKTSLKNLKTGKAVEKTFKSGESFEEVGLEYKKARFIYQDRQNAVFSLLDNQERISLPKQTLEWELNFLTPNLEVNLIYLGNQVHGIKLPPKVQLKITQAPPAIKGNTATGAKKTVVLETGYSVLAPIFIGQDESIWVNTETGEYSGKVG; encoded by the coding sequence ATGATTTCCACCAATGAATTCCAAAAAGGTTTAGTGATTGAGATTAATAACGAACCCTGGCAGATTGTTAATTACCAGTTTGTCAATCCGGGCAAAGGCGCGGCGTTTATGAAAACCTCTTTAAAAAACCTAAAAACCGGCAAAGCAGTAGAAAAAACCTTTAAATCCGGCGAAAGCTTTGAAGAGGTTGGGTTAGAATACAAAAAGGCCAGGTTTATTTACCAAGACAGGCAGAATGCGGTTTTCTCGCTTTTAGACAATCAAGAAAGGATTTCTCTGCCTAAACAAACTTTGGAGTGGGAGCTTAATTTTTTAACTCCTAATTTAGAAGTGAATTTGATTTACTTGGGCAATCAAGTTCACGGAATCAAGCTGCCGCCAAAAGTCCAGTTAAAAATAACTCAAGCGCCGCCGGCAATCAAAGGCAATACTGCTACCGGCGCCAAGAAAACCGTTGTTTTGGAAACCGGTTATTCAGTTTTAGCGCCGATTTTCATTGGGCAAGACGAATCTATCTGGGTTAACACCGAAACTGGCGAATACAGCGGCAAAGTCGGTTGA
- the epmA gene encoding EF-P lysine aminoacylase EpmA has translation MGKNNNQLLEIQTKRALILDKIRQFFKSQGFLEVRTPSFVRLAGMEPYLNPLSFEFCNEKNKKYQGYVITSPEYSLKKLLALGFPKLFEIARVFRQGESFGPWHNPEFTMLEWYRPNSNYKKIMKDAENLVSFLAKALYKKPVIVYGGKKIDLSLPWPRLSVKQAFKKFAGIDLDKVKSFNAFKKIVKNKDYQTNKSFDWNDLFYLIFLNEIEPNLPQNKPIIIYDYPLPQAALAKRKNKNSFYAERFEIYIAGLEIANAFSELTDWREQEKRLKQEQKLRRQLGKEIYQIDKDFIAALKSGIPETGGIALGIERLEMLLLDIQDINELLPFPAKKLFE, from the coding sequence ATGGGGAAAAACAATAACCAGCTGCTGGAAATCCAAACCAAGCGGGCTTTGATTCTTGACAAAATCAGGCAGTTTTTCAAATCTCAAGGATTTTTAGAGGTCCGGACCCCGAGCTTTGTCAGGTTGGCCGGAATGGAACCGTATCTTAATCCCCTATCTTTTGAATTTTGTAACGAGAAAAACAAAAAATACCAGGGCTATGTGATTACTTCGCCGGAGTATTCTTTGAAGAAACTTTTAGCTTTGGGTTTTCCCAAACTCTTTGAGATTGCCCGGGTTTTCCGCCAAGGCGAAAGCTTTGGGCCCTGGCATAATCCGGAATTTACCATGCTTGAATGGTATCGGCCCAATTCAAATTACAAAAAGATAATGAAAGATGCGGAAAATCTGGTTAGCTTCTTGGCCAAAGCGCTTTATAAAAAGCCGGTTATTGTTTACGGCGGTAAAAAAATTGACTTGTCTTTGCCTTGGCCGCGACTCTCGGTTAAACAAGCATTTAAAAAATTCGCCGGCATTGATTTGGATAAAGTAAAAAGCTTTAACGCTTTTAAAAAAATCGTTAAGAACAAGGATTATCAAACGAATAAAAGCTTTGATTGGAATGATCTGTTTTATTTGATTTTTCTAAATGAAATTGAGCCAAACTTGCCGCAAAATAAACCAATAATTATTTATGATTATCCCCTGCCTCAAGCGGCTCTGGCAAAAAGAAAAAATAAAAATAGTTTTTATGCAGAAAGATTTGAGATTTATATTGCCGGCTTGGAGATTGCCAATGCTTTTTCTGAATTAACTGACTGGCGCGAGCAGGAAAAACGATTAAAGCAAGAACAAAAACTCCGGCGCCAGTTAGGCAAAGAGATTTACCAAATTGATAAAGATTTTATTGCCGCCTTAAAATCAGGCATTCCGGAAACCGGCGGCATTGCTTTAGGTATTGAAAGATTAGAGATGCTGCTTTTGGATATTCAGGATATAAATGAGCTCCTGCCTTTCCCGGCAAAAAAATTATTTGAGTAA
- a CDS encoding AI-2E family transporter encodes MPVSTRPIILTLFAIILIANLIVFQKLFAPLVIGLIAAIFLYPVYQKILKLLKNKRGLSAFIVTSLFFLFLIGPVVGFFSLLLSELTLLLSQLLNFIDKTGFNLNLVSFLSPLLSRFGLDAEEVIISYVLPLVSSIGSSFYRFLVGFFANIPNLILNFFLMIVSIYFLLKESDGLLDLAHKIIPLAEQEAKRLIQTFEQVVKAIFWGQFLTALIQGILGGFGFWFAGIKAPVFWGTVMAFFSLIPFVGPAIVYLPAALILFIKGDNLAVAILYLAYNLLIVSSVDNIIKPAVIGKQMKIHPVLILFALVGGIKFFGFLGIIYGPLLIAVFLLFLDLYLEKTKQQSLF; translated from the coding sequence ATGCCAGTTTCAACCCGACCAATTATTTTAACTCTTTTTGCGATTATCTTAATCGCTAATTTGATTGTTTTCCAAAAACTTTTTGCCCCGCTGGTTATTGGCTTGATTGCGGCAATATTTTTATATCCAGTTTACCAAAAAATTCTAAAATTGCTGAAAAATAAACGAGGGCTGTCTGCTTTTATTGTCACCAGCTTATTTTTTCTGTTTTTGATTGGCCCGGTAGTTGGATTTTTCAGCTTGCTTTTAAGCGAACTAACCCTTTTACTAAGCCAGCTGTTGAACTTTATTGATAAAACGGGCTTCAATTTAAACTTAGTTTCTTTTTTAAGCCCGCTTTTAAGCCGGTTTGGTTTAGATGCCGAAGAAGTAATTATTTCTTACGTCTTGCCGCTTGTCAGCTCGATCGGGTCTTCTTTTTACCGGTTTTTGGTCGGATTTTTTGCCAACATCCCCAACTTGATTTTGAATTTCTTTTTGATGATTGTCAGCATTTATTTTCTTTTGAAAGAGTCGGACGGGTTATTGGATTTAGCCCATAAAATTATTCCCTTAGCAGAGCAAGAAGCCAAACGTTTAATCCAAACTTTTGAACAAGTAGTCAAGGCAATTTTTTGGGGGCAGTTTTTAACCGCTTTAATTCAGGGGATTTTGGGCGGCTTTGGTTTTTGGTTTGCCGGAATAAAAGCGCCGGTTTTCTGGGGGACGGTGATGGCTTTTTTCTCTCTCATTCCTTTTGTCGGGCCGGCAATCGTTTATCTGCCAGCGGCTTTAATTTTATTTATCAAAGGGGATAACTTAGCGGTGGCAATTTTGTACCTGGCTTATAATCTTTTAATTGTTTCAAGCGTGGACAATATTATCAAGCCGGCAGTAATCGGCAAACAAATGAAGATCCATCCGGTTTTAATTTTGTTTGCTTTGGTTGGCGGAATTAAATTTTTTGGCTTTTTGGGAATTATCTATGGCCCGTTACTGATTGCGGTTTTTCTGCTCTTTTTAGATCTTTATCTGGAAAAAACCAAACAGCAATCCCTTTTTTAA
- a CDS encoding VTT domain-containing protein, with protein MIQAIETFIQNYGSWGFFLGILLEEIIVPLPSSLIMMAGGFFLITAKTWQEAISQIFPGLVLVGALGVSFGSLFFYFLSYYGGELAVKKFGSKLGFSFGEAEKIQKHFQKNYLDEAILLVLRALPIFPGVAINVVAGLIKMPLLNFIVFGFLGSCLRVFLMAFLGWQLKGAYATLAWQLERVNAVVFLIFIVISAILFLSYLKKKNEKNHQKSN; from the coding sequence ATGATTCAGGCAATTGAAACATTTATCCAAAACTACGGCAGTTGGGGATTTTTTCTCGGGATTCTGCTTGAAGAAATAATCGTGCCCTTACCGTCATCGTTGATTATGATGGCCGGCGGATTTTTCCTGATTACGGCTAAAACTTGGCAGGAAGCAATCAGCCAGATATTCCCCGGGCTTGTTCTTGTTGGCGCTCTTGGAGTCAGTTTTGGCTCTTTGTTTTTTTATTTTTTAAGCTATTATGGCGGTGAATTGGCAGTGAAGAAATTCGGTTCCAAGCTCGGCTTTTCTTTTGGAGAAGCAGAAAAAATCCAAAAACATTTTCAGAAGAATTATTTAGATGAGGCAATCTTACTGGTTTTAAGGGCTTTGCCAATTTTCCCCGGGGTGGCAATTAATGTTGTTGCCGGTTTAATCAAAATGCCGCTTTTGAATTTTATTGTTTTTGGTTTTTTGGGCAGTTGTTTAAGAGTTTTTTTAATGGCGTTTTTGGGCTGGCAATTGAAAGGAGCCTATGCAACATTGGCTTGGCAATTGGAAAGAGTTAACGCGGTTGTTTTTTTGATTTTTATTGTTATTTCCGCTATCCTGTTTTTATCTTACTTAAAAAAGAAAAATGAAAAAAATCATCAAAAAAGCAATTAA